One Streptosporangium becharense genomic window, GCGTTGACGGCGAAGATGCGAGCCGGGGCGTCGTCGCCCTCCTGCACCGCACCGGTGGCCACGGCCACCGTGCCCTCCCCCACCACGACCTCGCCTCCGCCGTTCTGCGCTGATAGGCAGGTTAGTACCATCACTCTGGGTCGCGCAGTGAAAACGCGCAGTTACTCTTTACCGTTTCATGGGGTGTCCCGCCTGCGTGGCACCGGCCGGACGGGGTGCGAGGCCGCCCCGGCGGGCGGGTCGCGGGAACCGGCGGGGAGGTCACGGAGGACCGGCGGGCGGGCATGGGGAGGTGGCGGATGGTCGTGGGGAACCGGCGGGCCGGCCATGGGCCCGCCCGCCGGTCAGGTCACCCGGCGGAGCCGGTGGACCCGGCGAGCAGGGCCCGGCAGGCGGCGCGGTCGTAGGTGAGGCCGGCGTTCTTGAACCAGACGAGGGGGTTGCCCGCCGTCTCACTCCAGAGGTCGTCGTTGGCGACGAGCGCTTCGAGGTAGCTCCGCTGCGCGCCGGTCAGGGAGCCGGACGCGGTGAGAGGCTCGGGGAAGGCGGCCGCGAGCAGCGGGCCCCAGTCGGAGTCGACCGTCCACTGGGTGGTCATCGCCGCCACGCCGAGGGCGGCGGGCAGCAGCTCCTCGAAGGAGCCCGCCCTCCTGATCGCCGTGGCGACGAGGGCGAAGCGCAGGTGCCCGGAGAGTTGGCGTGGCCGCACGCTGAGCCAGGAGTCCGCCGCGGCCGGGTCCGCCAGCGCGGACAGGACCTCGCGGGCCGCGGCGGCGTCGCCGTCCAGCGCCGGGGCGAGTGCCGCGCAGGCCCGGACGGCGGGGTGCGGGTCGGCGAGGAACTCCCGCGGGGCGGCGCCGAGCTCGCCCAGCGCCAGCACCAGGACGGCGCGCTCGTCGTGGCCGGCCGCCAGCCGGGCGGCCTCCTCCAGACGGCCGACGACCTCGGCCGGCCGGTCGACGACACCGGGGATCAGCGCGAGGGCGGCGAGGGTTCCGACGGCGGCGGTGCGCACCCGCAGGTCGGCGTCGTCGAGACACGACAGGACGGGCTCGTACAGGGCCGGCGCGACGGCCCGGATGTCGAGGACGACCCGCGCCAGGAGCGCGCTGGTGAGCTCTTCGTCCCAGACTTCCTCTTCTCCTTCTTCCTCTTCTCCTTCTTCGTCCTCTTCGTCTTCGTGGTCCGGGTACTCGCCGACGTCCTCGCCCCAGGCGTCGTCGTCGGCGAGCATCGTGCGCAGCGCGGCGGCCACCTCCTCCTCCCCGCGGCCCGCGGGGAAGGCCGCCGCCCTGACCTCGTCCTCGGGGATGTCCGGCCGGGCCGCCTCGGCGACCGCGCCGAGGAAACCGAGCAGGTCGACGCGGAGGGGCCGCGGTTCGGAGCCGGACGGGAGGGAGGCGTCGTGTGTCCGGGGGTCGGACAGCAGACCCGCCACGACGAGCGCCGCGGGCGGCGTCGCCGACCAGGCCGTGCCCTGGTGGATCACCGCGGCCCAGAGGTGGTCGACCGCCGCGCCCCGCGCCTCCTCATCGTCCCCGGCCAGCGCCAGGAGGTGACCCGGCGTGTCCGACGCCCGCCCGTAGGCATGGAACAACCCCGACCAGTCGATGTCCGCCACGGCGGTCGATCCCGTTCTCATACCGACGATTGTGCACCCGTTCCCCGCCGGGTTCCGGCGGGGATCATGCTCCGCGAGACGCGGGACGCGGGACGCGGGGCCGCTGTGCGGCGTGCGGGGATCAGCCGGCCTGTTCCAGGAGCTTCTCGATCCCGACCAGGCGCACGCAGACGGCCAGGCCGGAGATGGCGAGCTCCACCTCGTCCAGTTCGGGGTAGGTGGGGGCGATGCGGATGGTGCTGTCGCGCGGGTCGTCGCCGTACGGGTGGGTGGCGCCCGCGGGGGTCAGGGCGATGCCCGCCTCCCCGGCCCGGCTCACCACCCGGCGCGCGCACCCTTCGAGGACGTCGAGGCTGATGAAGTAACCGCCCTCGGGGGTGGACCAGGTCGCCAGGCCGGAGCCGCCGAGCTCCTTGGCGAGGATGGCCTCGACCGCGT contains:
- a CDS encoding HEAT repeat domain-containing protein gives rise to the protein MRTGSTAVADIDWSGLFHAYGRASDTPGHLLALAGDDEEARGAAVDHLWAAVIHQGTAWSATPPAALVVAGLLSDPRTHDASLPSGSEPRPLRVDLLGFLGAVAEAARPDIPEDEVRAAAFPAGRGEEEVAAALRTMLADDDAWGEDVGEYPDHEDEEDEEGEEEEGEEEVWDEELTSALLARVVLDIRAVAPALYEPVLSCLDDADLRVRTAAVGTLAALALIPGVVDRPAEVVGRLEEAARLAAGHDERAVLVLALGELGAAPREFLADPHPAVRACAALAPALDGDAAAAREVLSALADPAAADSWLSVRPRQLSGHLRFALVATAIRRAGSFEELLPAALGVAAMTTQWTVDSDWGPLLAAAFPEPLTASGSLTGAQRSYLEALVANDDLWSETAGNPLVWFKNAGLTYDRAACRALLAGSTGSAG